From a region of the Streptomyces sp. B21-083 genome:
- a CDS encoding LLM class flavin-dependent oxidoreductase — MSAAASPDPSAPLHLAVALDGAGWHPAAWREPGARPQELFTARYWADQVAEAERGLLDLVTIEDGLGLQSSHPVEPDERTDQVRGRLDAVLIAARVAPLTRHIGIVPTAVVTHTEPFHLSKAIATLDYVSNGRAGVRVQITARPNEAAHFGRRPIPHIDPLNDPRAWESVAALFDEAADYVEVVRRLWDSWEDDAEIRDTVTGRFVDREKLHYIDFESPHFSVKGPSITPRPPQGQPVVTALAHDTVPYRLVARSADIGYVTPFDTGQARAVVEEIRTEQTVAGRDGELLHIFGDLLVFLDDDPAQAAARRERLDALAGYEYAGDAPIFTGTPAQLADLLQELASTGLSGFRLRPAVAGHDLPAITRRLVPELQRRGVFRQAYEADTLRGLLGLDRPANRYATTAAATAAVGA, encoded by the coding sequence GTGTCCGCAGCAGCTTCGCCCGATCCCTCCGCCCCCCTCCACCTCGCCGTCGCCCTCGACGGCGCCGGCTGGCACCCGGCCGCCTGGCGCGAACCCGGCGCCCGGCCCCAGGAGTTGTTCACCGCCCGCTACTGGGCCGACCAGGTCGCCGAGGCCGAGCGCGGGCTGCTCGACCTCGTGACCATCGAGGACGGCCTCGGTCTCCAGTCCTCGCACCCCGTCGAACCGGACGAGCGCACCGACCAGGTCCGGGGCCGTCTCGACGCGGTCCTGATCGCGGCCCGCGTCGCCCCGCTCACCCGGCACATCGGCATCGTCCCGACCGCCGTCGTCACCCACACCGAGCCGTTCCACCTCTCCAAGGCGATCGCCACTCTCGACTACGTGAGCAACGGCCGCGCGGGCGTGCGCGTACAGATCACCGCCCGCCCGAACGAGGCCGCCCACTTCGGCCGCCGCCCGATACCGCACATCGACCCGCTGAACGACCCACGGGCCTGGGAGTCCGTGGCCGCCCTCTTCGACGAGGCCGCCGACTACGTCGAGGTCGTGCGCCGGCTCTGGGACAGCTGGGAGGACGACGCCGAGATCCGTGACACCGTCACCGGACGCTTCGTCGACCGCGAGAAGCTGCACTACATCGACTTCGAGAGCCCGCACTTCAGCGTCAAGGGCCCGTCGATCACCCCTCGCCCGCCGCAGGGCCAGCCGGTGGTCACCGCGCTGGCCCATGACACCGTCCCGTACCGGCTGGTGGCCCGCTCGGCGGACATCGGGTACGTCACGCCGTTCGACACCGGGCAGGCCCGCGCCGTCGTCGAGGAGATCCGCACCGAGCAGACGGTGGCCGGCCGGGACGGTGAACTCCTGCACATATTCGGTGACTTGCTCGTCTTCCTCGACGACGATCCCGCCCAGGCCGCGGCCCGCCGGGAGCGTCTGGACGCCCTCGCCGGGTACGAGTACGCCGGCGACGCCCCGATCTTCACGGGTACGCCCGCACAACTCGCCGACCTGCTCCAGGAGTTGGCGTCGACCGGCCTGTCCGGCTTCCGGCTGCGGCCCGCCGTCGCCGGGCACGACCTCCCGGCGATCACCCGGCGACTGGTCCCCGAACTCCAGCGCCGGGGTGTCTTCCGGCAGGCGTACGAGGCCGACACCCTGCGCGGACTGCTGGGCCTCGACCGCCCCGCCAACCGCTACGCCACCACAGCCGCGGCCACCGCCGCTGTCGGCGCCTGA
- a CDS encoding putative leader peptide, whose translation MFIRPTQKVGTRGLARAVDHIVPKPIARRPSLYSRRHIDLLRVAGALCRS comes from the coding sequence GTGTTCATCCGGCCGACACAAAAAGTCGGAACACGCGGCCTCGCCCGGGCTGTTGACCACATCGTGCCGAAGCCCATCGCCCGCCGCCCGAGTCTGTACTCGCGGCGGCACATCGACCTCCTGCGCGTGGCCGGCGCGCTCTGTCGCTCCTGA